One region of Peribacillus simplex genomic DNA includes:
- a CDS encoding urease subunit beta, which translates to MIPGQLFLKEEEIICNAGKIVTKLSVINTGDRPVQIGSHFHFYEVNEALQFNREEAFGKRLNVPAGAAVRFEPGDEKEVELIDFGGERRVYGLNNKTDGSVERGGNQ; encoded by the coding sequence ATGATACCAGGGCAACTATTTTTAAAAGAAGAAGAAATTATTTGTAATGCCGGGAAAATAGTCACAAAGCTGTCTGTAATTAATACAGGAGATCGGCCTGTTCAAATTGGCTCTCATTTCCATTTTTATGAAGTCAATGAAGCTCTTCAATTCAATCGAGAAGAAGCGTTTGGGAAACGGTTAAACGTTCCTGCGGGTGCTGCCGTTCGTTTTGAGCCTGGAGATGAAAAAGAAGTAGAATTGATTGATTTTGGTGGAGAACGTCGTGTGTATGGATTAAATAATAAAACAGATGGATCCGTGGAAAGAGGGGGAAATCAATGA
- a CDS encoding urease accessory protein UreF produces MNPNILSLFQLCDSNFPTGAFSHSYGLETYIQEDQVYDQASFSKWLHVYLNEQLVYSDGLATRLVYDALENEDVQTVWKVDRMLTVQNLPRETREGTKRMGERMVNLVGSLYEFPVHSQYQKRIKEKHSFGHPAIAFTMIGHHLGVPRSTTTLYYLYSTISSLVQNAVRAIPLGQTAGQKTIHEFQSALIEATEKIQTLDKEDFGIISPGLELSQMKHERVNIRIFMS; encoded by the coding sequence ATGAATCCTAATATTCTTTCTTTATTCCAACTATGTGATTCGAATTTTCCAACTGGTGCTTTTAGTCATTCATATGGTCTAGAGACATATATTCAAGAAGATCAAGTGTATGATCAAGCATCGTTTTCCAAGTGGCTTCACGTATATTTAAATGAACAGCTTGTCTATTCAGATGGGCTGGCAACCCGTCTTGTCTATGATGCCTTGGAAAATGAGGATGTACAAACGGTGTGGAAGGTCGATCGAATGCTGACGGTTCAAAATTTGCCGCGTGAAACAAGAGAAGGCACCAAAAGAATGGGAGAACGCATGGTAAACCTTGTGGGATCTTTATATGAGTTTCCTGTTCACTCGCAATATCAAAAACGGATTAAGGAGAAGCACTCCTTTGGACATCCAGCTATTGCTTTTACGATGATAGGGCACCATCTTGGTGTTCCGAGATCAACTACCACCCTCTATTATTTGTATTCTACTATTTCAAGTCTTGTTCAAAATGCCGTTCGTGCGATTCCGTTAGGACAAACCGCGGGACAGAAGACGATTCATGAGTTTCAAAGTGCTTTAATAGAGGCGACAGAAAAAATTCAAACTTTGGATAAAGAGGATTTTGGAATCATTTCACCAGGTTTAGAGTTATCTCAAATGAAACATGAGCGTGTGAACATTCGTATTTTCATGTCTTAA
- a CDS encoding urease accessory protein UreD: MEDWTGVLCLDVEDRNGKTVAKNVYFQGALKVMRPVYHDDSGQACYYILNPGGGYLDGDRYKIQITLEKQARLTLTTQSATKVYKTPNTHAYQETEIILQSGCYLEYIPDPLIMYQDARYKQKNVIRMEKGATFLYSDILTPGWSPDGDRFSYNRLQFINEIYMDDELVAYDHIQLNPAAQNIEKIGFMEGFSHLGSMLVVGEQTSPDLLDRLYQAINGNTDRYKIGLSLLSVPGFTVRILANSTQEIEKIFTECHRIISQEWFITKPCFLRKY; the protein is encoded by the coding sequence ATGGAAGACTGGACTGGAGTTTTGTGTCTAGATGTCGAAGATAGGAATGGAAAGACTGTAGCGAAAAATGTATATTTTCAGGGCGCATTGAAAGTGATGCGTCCGGTTTATCATGACGACTCTGGACAAGCTTGTTATTATATATTGAACCCCGGTGGAGGCTATTTAGACGGAGATCGCTATAAAATACAAATTACGCTCGAGAAGCAAGCGAGACTAACCTTAACGACACAATCCGCAACAAAGGTTTATAAGACACCTAACACTCATGCCTACCAGGAAACAGAGATCATTCTACAGTCTGGATGTTATCTCGAATATATTCCGGATCCGCTTATTATGTATCAGGACGCGCGCTATAAACAAAAAAATGTCATTCGCATGGAGAAAGGGGCGACTTTCCTTTATTCCGACATTTTAACCCCGGGGTGGTCTCCGGATGGAGATCGTTTCAGTTATAATCGGCTTCAATTCATCAATGAAATTTATATGGACGATGAACTTGTGGCATATGATCATATTCAATTGAATCCTGCTGCCCAAAATATAGAGAAGATTGGATTCATGGAAGGGTTTTCGCATTTAGGTTCCATGCTTGTGGTTGGCGAACAAACAAGCCCTGACCTCCTTGATCGGCTATATCAGGCTATTAATGGGAATACAGATCGATATAAAATTGGACTATCTTTATTATCTGTACCAGGATTTACGGTTCGTATATTAGCCAACTCGACACAAGAAATAGAGAAAATCTTTACTGAGTGTCACCGAATTATTAGTCAAGAGTGGTTTATTACAAAACCGTGTTTTCTAAGAAAGTATTAA
- the ureE gene encoding urease accessory protein UreE — MIIEKIVTNIDAMDREEIAKRHMEKVYLESANLVKRIQRVTTDHGREIGIRLKELRDLKAGDVLYMDDKNMIVVDVLSDDLLVISPRSLNEMGTIAHQLGNRHLPAQFEENNMLVQYDYLVEELLQELQIPFTREDRKVKQAFRHIGHSHES; from the coding sequence TTGATCATTGAAAAAATTGTTACAAATATCGACGCAATGGACAGAGAAGAAATTGCGAAACGCCATATGGAAAAGGTGTACCTGGAAAGTGCTAATTTAGTGAAACGGATTCAAAGAGTGACCACCGACCACGGCCGCGAAATTGGCATTCGCTTAAAAGAACTGCGTGACCTTAAGGCGGGCGATGTTTTATATATGGATGATAAAAATATGATTGTCGTAGATGTCCTTTCCGATGATCTATTAGTCATTAGCCCGCGAAGTTTAAATGAAATGGGAACGATTGCCCATCAATTGGGGAATCGTCACCTTCCAGCTCAATTTGAAGAGAATAATATGCTCGTTCAGTATGATTATCTTGTTGAAGAATTGCTTCAAGAGCTTCAAATTCCTTTTACACGTGAAGATCGGAAAGTAAAACAGGCTTTTCGCCATATTGGACATAGCCATGAATCCTAA
- a CDS encoding MFS transporter — protein MHDTELSKRHWLLILTLTLLTFVLGTSEFVIIGILTDISSSLHITNAKAGTLVSAFAITFAIATPLVMSATSHFPKRKWMLFLIGSFIILNALCVISTSYIMLLALRMMTAIVTGVLISLAMIVASEAMPIAKRGLAISFVFGGFTLANVIGVPIGTVIAEMYDWNATFLLTTFLGGIAFLASFFILPTMHSPFRSSMREQFSLLTHPRILMAFFIPSLGFGATYAVYTYLVPILKVMEAPSSSISLILFCYGFISIFSNILAGKIASYNAIGRLRFVFLVQAIVLISLYWTTNNFIFGLFNIGLMSLMAILLTTSTQLYLIDLAGIYQPKATGLAASLMPVASNVGIAFGSALGGIVYHQGNLMSVSLVGGLVAICASLLTFLSYRLDQKQKKAA, from the coding sequence ATGCACGACACAGAATTATCCAAGCGACATTGGTTACTCATCTTAACACTTACTTTATTAACATTTGTTCTCGGGACAAGCGAATTTGTTATCATCGGGATCTTAACCGATATTTCCTCGAGTCTCCATATTACAAATGCAAAAGCAGGCACGCTCGTTTCTGCGTTTGCGATTACGTTTGCCATTGCCACACCACTCGTAATGTCGGCAACAAGTCATTTTCCAAAGCGTAAATGGATGTTGTTTTTGATAGGTTCGTTCATCATCCTGAATGCTTTGTGCGTGATTTCGACAAGCTACATCATGCTCCTTGCACTTCGGATGATGACTGCGATTGTAACAGGAGTTTTAATTTCTCTTGCCATGATTGTTGCAAGTGAAGCCATGCCGATCGCAAAACGTGGACTTGCTATATCATTCGTTTTCGGTGGTTTTACTCTTGCAAACGTGATTGGAGTACCAATAGGCACGGTCATCGCCGAAATGTACGACTGGAATGCAACCTTCCTGTTAACGACTTTTCTCGGTGGAATTGCATTTTTGGCATCTTTCTTCATTTTGCCTACTATGCACAGCCCATTTCGCAGTTCGATGCGCGAGCAATTTTCTTTGTTAACACACCCACGAATCTTAATGGCTTTTTTCATTCCATCTCTTGGATTTGGGGCTACGTATGCCGTTTATACGTATCTTGTTCCGATCCTGAAAGTAATGGAAGCACCAAGTAGTTCAATCAGTTTGATTTTGTTTTGCTATGGATTCATTTCCATTTTCAGCAACATACTCGCTGGTAAAATTGCCAGCTACAATGCTATCGGGCGCCTCCGGTTTGTTTTCCTCGTGCAAGCAATTGTTCTGATCAGTTTATATTGGACGACAAACAATTTTATCTTTGGATTGTTTAACATTGGCTTGATGTCATTAATGGCCATCCTTTTAACAACATCTACTCAGCTTTATTTGATAGACCTTGCCGGTATTTATCAACCAAAAGCTACAGGACTGGCTGCTTCACTGATGCCAGTGGCAAGCAATGTCGGTATCGCCTTTGGTTCCGCATTAGGCGGAATTGTTTACCATCAGGGAAATTTGATGAGTGTGTCATTGGTCGGTGGGCTGGTTGCTATCTGTGCAAGTCTTCTCACTTTCCTAAGTTATCGCTTAGACCAAAAACAAAAGAAAGCAGCTTAA
- a CDS encoding PadR family transcriptional regulator, protein MNTLGYAILSSLGRNPCSGYQLVGYLEVLWPAKHSQIYPLLAKMEKNGLLEFEHIEQTGKPDKKIYSLTEKGRETLEKWVTESPSDPIIRDEFLIKMYSIWLSNEENAKKLIQDRIAKLEQTVALRDENIARIEQTHGKNGLEMTSKHFGGYILFNRRSMLDEEEISWCKWVLNLIEKARLNNLLLGIIVGKLNIIIQDKILI, encoded by the coding sequence ATGAATACTCTTGGATATGCGATACTTAGTTCGCTTGGTAGAAATCCATGTTCCGGCTATCAATTAGTTGGATATTTAGAGGTATTATGGCCTGCGAAGCATAGTCAAATATATCCTCTGTTAGCTAAAATGGAGAAGAATGGGCTTTTGGAATTTGAACATATTGAACAAACGGGTAAACCTGATAAGAAAATATATTCACTCACAGAAAAAGGAAGAGAAACTCTGGAAAAATGGGTCACTGAATCGCCTTCTGATCCGATCATTCGAGATGAATTTCTTATTAAGATGTATTCGATTTGGTTATCGAATGAAGAAAATGCGAAAAAATTAATTCAGGACCGAATTGCTAAATTAGAACAAACCGTGGCTTTACGAGATGAAAATATAGCCAGAATTGAACAAACACATGGGAAGAATGGGTTAGAAATGACATCTAAACATTTTGGTGGTTATATTCTTTTTAATAGAAGGAGTATGTTAGATGAAGAAGAAATTTCATGGTGTAAGTGGGTTCTGAATTTGATTGAAAAAGCAAGATTAAACAATTTATTGTTAGGAATCATTGTAGGAAAACTTAATATAATCATTCAAGACAAGATATTGATTTAA
- a CDS encoding urease accessory protein UreH domain-containing protein produces MDVTLFSVLTIGFVLGIRHAIEPDHVIAVSTIASQSKKLWHASLAGVFWGIGHTITLFIVGIILILMKGEIPGKWSMSLEFLVGIMLVYLGVTTILSFKSIHVHTHGHDGDEHKHVHTHEHGGKHEHKHKHKHVSYLKSMSIGLVHGLAGSGTMVILTMSTVKSVWEAAIYILLFGVGTVIGMLFFTTIIGIPFVLSMKRVKISRTLVFTMGTISMVFGIYYMYNLGVNEGLFNLWF; encoded by the coding sequence ATGGATGTTACATTGTTTTCAGTTTTAACGATAGGTTTTGTTTTGGGAATCAGGCATGCAATTGAGCCTGATCATGTGATTGCAGTATCAACAATTGCAAGTCAAAGCAAAAAGTTATGGCACGCTTCTCTAGCAGGGGTATTTTGGGGGATAGGTCATACGATAACATTATTTATAGTTGGTATTATTCTTATTCTTATGAAGGGTGAAATACCAGGGAAATGGTCTATGTCTCTAGAATTTTTAGTAGGAATCATGCTTGTCTATCTTGGTGTTACAACGATCCTTTCTTTCAAAAGTATCCATGTACATACGCATGGACATGATGGAGATGAACATAAACATGTCCATACCCATGAACATGGTGGTAAACATGAGCATAAACACAAACATAAACATGTTTCATATTTGAAATCGATGTCTATTGGTCTAGTCCATGGTCTTGCAGGAAGTGGCACTATGGTTATATTGACGATGAGTACAGTAAAGAGTGTTTGGGAAGCGGCTATTTATATCCTTTTATTTGGAGTAGGAACGGTCATTGGTATGCTTTTTTTCACTACGATTATTGGTATCCCTTTTGTGTTAAGTATGAAACGTGTTAAAATTAGTAGAACACTTGTATTCACAATGGGCACAATTAGCATGGTTTTTGGAATATATTATATGTATAATTTAGGGGTTAATGAAGGATTATTTAACCTTTGGTTTTAA
- the ureC gene encoding urease subunit alpha, protein MSFKMSRKQYAEMYGPTTGDSIRLADTGLVIQIEKDYTTYGEEVIFGGGKVIRDGMGQHPLATREDGVPDVVITNAVILDYTGIYKADIAIRDGKIAGIGKAGNPLVMDNVDIVIGASTEIIAGEGMIVTAGGIDSHVHFINPAQVETALASGLTTLIGGGTGPAAGSKATTVTPGEWNIHRMLQAAEGFPINVGFTGKGQAANDEALAEQVRAGAIGLKVHEDWGATASAIDHALRVADQYDVQVALHADTLNEGGFLENTLAAIKDRVIHMYHTEGAGGGHAPDLIKSASFMNVLPSSTNPTLPYTINTIDEHLDMLMVCHHLNPSIPEDLAFADSRIRRETIAAEDILQDMGVFSMVSSDAQAMGRIGEVILRTWQTADKMKKQRGALEGDSELSDNNRAKRYVAKYTINPAITHGISEYVGSIEVGKMADLVIWSPAFFGVKPEMILKNGFVVESLMGDANASIPTPQPVIYRPMYGSYGKALSKSSITFVSQVAFDDKVHEKLGLEKTVLPVRGIRNLTKKDMKLNSETPEITVDPQTYEVKVNGELITCEPVDIVPMGQRYFLF, encoded by the coding sequence ATGAGTTTCAAAATGTCACGAAAGCAATATGCCGAGATGTATGGTCCAACGACAGGAGATTCCATTCGTTTAGCGGATACAGGTTTAGTGATCCAAATTGAGAAAGATTATACTACATATGGTGAAGAAGTAATTTTTGGCGGCGGAAAAGTAATCCGTGACGGGATGGGGCAACATCCTCTTGCAACTCGCGAAGATGGAGTTCCGGATGTAGTCATTACAAATGCTGTTATTCTAGACTATACCGGAATTTATAAAGCGGATATTGCAATCCGTGACGGAAAAATTGCTGGAATCGGAAAAGCCGGAAATCCTTTAGTAATGGATAATGTGGATATTGTAATTGGGGCTTCTACAGAAATTATTGCTGGGGAAGGGATGATCGTCACAGCTGGTGGAATCGACTCCCATGTACATTTTATTAATCCAGCACAGGTTGAGACTGCATTAGCTTCCGGTCTTACAACTTTAATTGGAGGAGGCACGGGTCCTGCTGCAGGATCAAAAGCCACAACTGTTACGCCAGGTGAATGGAATATTCATAGAATGCTGCAAGCAGCGGAAGGATTTCCAATTAACGTAGGCTTCACTGGAAAAGGACAAGCTGCGAACGATGAGGCGTTAGCTGAGCAAGTCCGTGCAGGCGCAATTGGATTAAAAGTGCATGAAGACTGGGGAGCTACAGCCTCTGCTATCGACCACGCTCTCCGAGTAGCGGACCAATATGACGTACAAGTTGCCCTTCATGCAGACACGTTGAATGAAGGCGGATTTTTGGAAAACACGCTAGCGGCGATTAAAGACCGAGTTATTCATATGTACCATACGGAAGGGGCAGGGGGCGGACATGCTCCTGATTTAATTAAATCAGCGAGCTTTATGAATGTTCTTCCATCATCTACAAACCCGACATTGCCATATACAATTAATACGATTGACGAGCATTTGGATATGTTAATGGTGTGTCACCATTTAAACCCATCTATTCCTGAAGATCTTGCCTTTGCTGATTCAAGGATTAGACGCGAAACGATTGCGGCTGAAGATATTCTTCAAGACATGGGTGTATTCAGTATGGTTAGCTCAGATGCACAAGCAATGGGACGAATTGGCGAGGTTATTTTACGTACATGGCAAACAGCAGATAAAATGAAAAAACAGCGAGGAGCGTTGGAAGGTGACAGCGAGCTTTCTGATAATAATCGCGCGAAGCGTTATGTAGCTAAATATACGATTAACCCTGCTATCACTCATGGTATTTCTGAATATGTCGGTTCGATTGAAGTCGGAAAAATGGCGGACCTTGTCATTTGGTCACCGGCATTTTTCGGCGTGAAGCCTGAAATGATTCTTAAAAATGGCTTTGTCGTAGAAAGCTTAATGGGTGATGCCAATGCGTCCATTCCGACACCACAGCCAGTTATTTATCGGCCAATGTATGGATCTTATGGAAAAGCCTTGTCTAAGAGCTCAATTACCTTTGTTTCTCAAGTCGCTTTTGATGATAAAGTGCATGAAAAATTAGGCTTGGAAAAAACGGTTCTTCCAGTTCGTGGTATTCGAAACTTAACGAAAAAAGATATGAAGCTTAATTCCGAAACGCCTGAGATTACGGTTGATCCACAAACGTATGAGGTAAAAGTAAACGGGGAACTCATTACTTGTGAACCTGTGGATATAGTACCGATGGGACAACGCTATTTCTTATTTTAA
- a CDS encoding ArsR/SmtB family transcription factor codes for MFDDRNLKDLLYQEFARIGKSLSSPKRLEILDILSHGPKSVEALSKATNMSVANVSQHLQTLANSRLVKFQKKGNYVIYELADAAISDFLTSLHRLSEKQFVQVQQIKQEFLNVNLGTDGVSLSELKDRMDKGEAILLDVRPLEEYEEAHIPGAVSMPIEELSEKLSTLPTNCDVIAYCRGCYCLMSVEAVELLRSKGFNAFRLEEGVHDWKLQNDK; via the coding sequence ATGTTTGATGATCGAAATTTAAAAGATTTATTGTATCAAGAGTTCGCAAGAATAGGTAAAAGTCTTTCTAGTCCAAAACGGTTGGAAATTCTTGATATTTTATCTCATGGTCCAAAGTCGGTGGAGGCATTATCAAAAGCTACTAATATGTCTGTGGCGAATGTATCTCAACATTTACAAACCCTTGCTAATTCTAGATTGGTAAAGTTTCAGAAGAAAGGGAACTACGTCATTTATGAACTAGCAGATGCAGCCATTTCAGATTTTTTAACTTCCTTGCATAGATTATCAGAAAAACAGTTTGTACAGGTTCAACAAATTAAGCAAGAGTTCTTAAATGTCAATCTTGGCACGGATGGGGTTTCACTTTCAGAACTTAAAGATCGGATGGATAAAGGTGAAGCTATTTTGTTGGATGTAAGACCTTTGGAGGAGTATGAAGAAGCTCATATTCCTGGTGCAGTTTCTATGCCAATTGAAGAGTTAAGCGAGAAACTCTCAACTTTACCAACCAATTGTGATGTGATTGCTTATTGCCGTGGTTGTTACTGTTTAATGTCAGTGGAAGCTGTTGAACTTTTAAGATCCAAAGGTTTTAATGCATTTCGTCTAGAGGAAGGTGTACATGATTGGAAATTACAGAATGATAAATGA
- a CDS encoding MFS transporter, producing the protein MSNKAYQLNQSYVDSQEKQKMLYKRTLIIISISQIFGGAGLAAGITVGALLAQQMLGTDAFAGLPSGLFTLGSAGAALIVGRLSQRYGRRTGLTAGFMIGGLGAIGVITAAIINSIFLLFASLLIYGAGTATNLQARYAGTDLANNKQRATAISITMVFTTFGAVAGPNLVNVMGDFATSIGIPSLAGPFILSAAAFILAGLVLFVMLRPDPLVIARTIEASNQDSDRIEHSADTEQIANKRGIIVGATIMVLTQIVMVAIMTMTPVHMRHHGHNLGEIGLVIGFHIGAMYLPSLVTGVLVDKFGRTAMAIASGATLLLAGLISAIAPGDSMILLVIALSLLGLGWNFGLISGTALIVDSTETSTRAKTQGTVDVLIALSGASGGALSGMIVAGSSYTTLSFIGGLLSILLIPVVIWSRGSK; encoded by the coding sequence ATGTCTAATAAAGCATATCAATTGAACCAGAGTTATGTAGATTCTCAAGAAAAACAAAAAATGTTATACAAACGCACATTAATTATTATAAGTATTTCACAAATTTTTGGTGGTGCTGGGTTAGCGGCTGGAATTACGGTGGGGGCACTTCTTGCACAACAAATGCTTGGCACTGATGCATTTGCTGGACTTCCTTCGGGTTTATTTACTCTAGGGTCTGCAGGGGCTGCTTTAATCGTAGGGAGACTTTCTCAACGTTACGGTCGTCGTACAGGTCTAACAGCAGGTTTTATGATAGGTGGACTTGGAGCAATAGGAGTCATAACTGCAGCTATAATAAATAGTATTTTCCTTTTATTTGCTTCCCTGCTTATTTATGGTGCAGGAACAGCGACAAATTTACAAGCTCGTTACGCTGGTACGGACTTAGCGAACAATAAACAACGAGCTACTGCTATTAGTATTACAATGGTGTTTACAACATTTGGTGCAGTTGCAGGTCCGAATTTAGTGAATGTAATGGGGGATTTTGCTACATCTATTGGCATTCCATCACTTGCTGGTCCTTTCATTTTATCAGCAGCAGCATTTATCCTGGCAGGTCTTGTACTTTTCGTCATGCTTCGCCCAGACCCATTAGTTATCGCAAGAACGATAGAAGCTTCCAACCAAGATAGTGATCGAATAGAACATTCGGCTGATACTGAACAAATAGCAAACAAAAGAGGTATTATTGTTGGTGCGACAATTATGGTTCTTACTCAAATCGTAATGGTGGCTATTATGACAATGACACCAGTTCATATGAGACATCATGGACATAACTTGGGTGAAATAGGTCTTGTTATTGGTTTTCATATAGGGGCAATGTATCTCCCTTCACTGGTTACAGGTGTCCTTGTTGATAAGTTTGGTCGTACTGCTATGGCTATTGCCTCTGGAGCTACGTTGCTTCTGGCAGGTTTAATATCAGCGATTGCACCAGGTGATTCTATGATTCTCCTAGTAATTGCTCTTTCTTTACTTGGATTAGGATGGAATTTTGGTTTAATAAGTGGGACTGCTCTTATTGTTGATTCAACTGAAACTTCAACTCGGGCTAAAACTCAAGGTACAGTGGATGTTTTAATTGCATTATCAGGAGCTTCTGGTGGAGCCTTATCTGGAATGATTGTGGCTGGTTCAAGTTATACAACATTATCATTTATTGGAGGGTTATTATCTATATTATTGATTCCAGTGGTTATCTGGTCTCGAGGAAGTAAATAA
- the ureG gene encoding urease accessory protein UreG — protein sequence MEPIKIGVGGPVGAGKTMLVERLTRHLEGEISMAVVTNDIYTKEDAKFLMQNGVLPADRIIGVETGGCPHTAIREDASMNFAAIDELKEKHPDVELIFVESGGDNLAATFSPELVDFSIYIIDVAQGEKIPRKGGQGMIKSDLFIINKTDLAPFVGASLEVMESDTKVFRGNKPFVFTNLKDNTGLDQVINWLMKNALLKGLE from the coding sequence ATGGAACCGATTAAAATTGGAGTAGGCGGACCTGTTGGAGCCGGAAAAACGATGTTGGTTGAAAGGCTAACCCGTCATTTAGAAGGTGAAATCAGCATGGCCGTTGTGACGAATGATATTTATACAAAAGAAGATGCCAAATTTTTAATGCAAAATGGAGTCCTACCGGCAGACCGTATTATTGGGGTTGAAACAGGCGGATGTCCACATACAGCTATTCGTGAAGACGCCTCCATGAATTTTGCCGCTATAGATGAATTAAAAGAGAAGCATCCGGACGTAGAGCTCATTTTTGTGGAAAGTGGAGGCGATAATCTTGCGGCGACTTTCAGCCCAGAGCTTGTGGATTTCTCCATCTATATTATTGATGTAGCTCAAGGCGAAAAAATTCCGCGTAAAGGTGGCCAAGGGATGATTAAATCAGATTTATTCATCATTAATAAAACGGATTTAGCTCCTTTCGTTGGCGCAAGCCTCGAAGTGATGGAGTCTGATACGAAGGTTTTTCGCGGAAATAAACCGTTTGTTTTCACCAATTTAAAAGATAACACGGGGCTTGATCAGGTCATTAACTGGCTTATGAAGAATGCATTATTAAAAGGATTGGAATAA
- a CDS encoding urease subunit gamma: MQLLPREIDKLMIVVAADLAKRRKERGLKLNHPEAVALITYEVLEGARDGRTVAQLMEYGAMILSREDVMEGIPEMIHDIQVEATFPDGTKLVTVHNPIR, from the coding sequence ATGCAATTATTACCGCGTGAGATAGATAAGCTCATGATTGTAGTGGCAGCTGATCTTGCTAAGCGACGAAAAGAAAGAGGATTAAAATTAAATCATCCAGAAGCCGTAGCACTTATCACCTATGAAGTGTTAGAAGGGGCAAGGGATGGAAGAACAGTTGCACAATTGATGGAATATGGTGCAATGATTTTGTCGCGTGAAGATGTTATGGAAGGTATTCCAGAGATGATCCACGATATTCAAGTAGAAGCTACTTTTCCTGATGGAACGAAACTAGTAACGGTTCATAATCCAATCAGATAA
- a CDS encoding urea transporter has translation MQKDKRTSLTDGMFLSLMKSSLKGISQVILIENAVTGFIILMAITIYSYHLGIITLSSAIIGTLIGKLGGANENSVNSGLYGYNSVLTGIALTLFLTGPSQWFIALVGAALAAIFSAAMVHFMRNTGIPILTFPFIILTWFMLLVSYKLKAFQLSPGLVPQDLSHWTLNISGKVNWLEGSFNGIGQIFFLDSTLAGILLFIGVFWAGWKYGLFSILGNAFALLISFVLGGEHSLIIMGLYGYNAILTCIAVSIVFKEDHNRFAPISGIIAACVTVPLSASVATWLLPYGLPALTMPFVLSTWLFLGARKVLPRL, from the coding sequence ATGCAAAAAGACAAACGTACTTCATTGACCGATGGAATGTTTCTTTCTTTAATGAAGTCATCACTGAAAGGAATCTCTCAAGTCATATTGATTGAGAATGCTGTTACTGGTTTCATTATTCTAATGGCGATCACGATTTATTCTTATCATTTAGGGATTATTACTTTATCTTCCGCTATCATAGGAACGCTAATCGGAAAACTGGGAGGAGCTAATGAAAACAGTGTGAATTCAGGTTTATACGGATATAACTCCGTGCTAACAGGCATTGCACTAACATTGTTTTTAACTGGGCCCTCTCAGTGGTTTATCGCTTTAGTTGGAGCTGCTTTAGCCGCAATCTTTTCCGCAGCAATGGTACATTTCATGAGAAACACAGGGATTCCCATCCTTACATTCCCTTTTATCATTCTGACCTGGTTTATGTTGCTTGTATCTTACAAGTTAAAGGCTTTCCAGTTAAGTCCGGGACTAGTTCCTCAAGACTTATCACACTGGACCTTAAACATCTCTGGAAAGGTTAATTGGCTGGAAGGGAGTTTTAATGGGATAGGGCAAATTTTTTTTCTAGATAGTACCTTAGCTGGCATTCTGTTATTTATTGGCGTATTTTGGGCCGGATGGAAGTATGGTCTTTTTTCCATTTTAGGTAATGCTTTCGCATTACTCATATCATTCGTACTTGGAGGGGAACACTCGCTAATTATCATGGGGCTTTATGGCTACAATGCGATTTTAACCTGCATTGCCGTATCTATAGTTTTTAAAGAGGACCATAATCGATTTGCGCCTATATCAGGGATTATCGCAGCTTGTGTGACAGTACCCTTATCGGCAAGTGTTGCTACCTGGCTTTTACCCTATGGACTCCCAGCCCTGACAATGCCTTTCGTTCTTAGTACCTGGCTTTTCCTAGGCGCGAGAAAAGTCCTTCCTAGGTTGTAA